CGCCTCGATCACCGGTAGAAAATCGGCGTCGACGACGTCGCACAAGATCAAGATGTCGGCGTCCAGCAGCAGGCCGGTGGTCGACAGCTCCGGCGTCAGCAGCGATCCGCTGAGCACGCTGACGTTCGGCAGCTCGCCGAGCGCGCGGCACGGCTGCAGCGTGCGGTAGATGTGATCGCCCTGGCGGCCGCGGTTGGGCGACTCGAGGTGAACGATGACCAGCGAATCGCCGGTCGCGCTCACGACCGTCGGCGGGCCAGCTCTTGGCTGGCGCTGCCGGTCGCGCCGATTCCCTTGTTGGTGGGAAGGGTCATGGCGAAGCGGGTTTCTTCTTGCTGAAAATCGGCGGTGAACAGGACGCGCATCATCTGAAGCGTGGCGCTGGCCCCGCCGGTGGCGTGCGGGTGGACGGCGGCGCCGAACTCGGCGGCGCTTTGATAGCGCTGGGCCGGATCGACCTGCAGCGCCTTGGCCACGAGCTCCGCGCAGGGGCCGGGCAGGGCGGCGATGCGGGCCAGCTCGTCGGGACCGGGGCCGGTGGCGGCCTTGACCAGCAGCTCATACGTGGTGTTGCCGCGATAAAGGATCTCGCCGGTCAGGCAATAGAACATCACCAGGCCAAGGGAAAACAGATCGGCGCGGGCATCGGTGTCGGTGCCGCGCGCCTGCTCGGGGGCCATGAAGCTGACGTTGCCTTTCACGACGCCGCTCTGGGTCTTGGTGACGCGGCCCTCGGCTTTGACGATGCCGAAATCGAACAGCTTGACCTCGCCGCGCGCCGACACCAGCACGTTGCTGGGCGAGACGTCGCGGTGGACGATGCCCAGCGGCTTGCCGTTGTCGCCGGTCTTGCCGTGGGCATATTCCAGCGCCTTCAAGGTCTCATGGACAACGTACATCAGCACCGGCACCGGGATGGCGCGCCCTTCGCGCTCGATCACCCGGGCGGTCAGGCGGCTGAGGTCGCGGCCAAGGATGTACTCCTGGGCCAAGAAGAACTCGTCGCCCACTTTGCCAAAGTCGAACACCGGCACGATGTTCGAGTGCACCAGCGTCGATCCCAGATTGGCCTCGTCGATGAATTGCGCGACGACGTTGGGATCGCGGGCCAGCTCGGCGCGCAGGCGTTTCACCACGAAGGTGCGGCGAAAACCCTCGGCGCCGAAGGTGACCGCCGTGTAAACCTCGGCCATGCCGCCTTCGCCCAGGCGATCCAGCAGGCGATAGCGGCCGAACATCACGCTGTCGGCGGCGCCGGCAACGGCGGTGGGTGGTGGCGTGCTCTGGCGCAGCTCGGTGGCGGCCGCGCCAAAGGGGACCGGCACGGTGACGTGCGCGGCGGGTGGCAGCACCGGCGTGCTCAGCGGCGACTGGCGCGCGTCGGTGGTCCCCGGCGCCACCGTCGGCGGCGAGCGCCGAAACGCAAAGAAAAGAGCCAGGATCGATCCCAGCCCGGCGATGCCCCACACCACGCCCTTGTTGGTGGTGGCCGAAGCGGCCGTGTCTTCCACGGCGGCGCCGGCGCCGGCGTACGTCCACAGCCACAGGTTCGGCGCCAGCTGGCTGACCGCCGCTGCCCAGGTAGCCTCGGCCGGTTCGAACAGCGGGCCGGCTCGTTCCTGGCCGACGGCGCGCCGGAGCAGCGCTCGCTCGGCCTCCGCGCCGGCTTCGATCAGCGGGCTGCTGCCGTCGCTGAGCAAGACCGCCCCGTGGGCGCGATCGGCCAGCAGCTGCATCGACGCGGCGTTGATCGGCCTGGCCAGGACCAGCACCGCCGCCTCGCGGCGCTCGGGGTTGGTGACGGTGACGGCGGCGGCGGCGCACGGCCAGCCCTTGCCTATCACCAGCTCGGCCACCGCCTCGCCGGTCTGTCGGGCGCGGCGAATCAAGGCGTCGGCGACCAGCTGCGAGCCGGCCATGCCTTCCACCACGTCCAGCTTTTCGCCATGAAACGAGACCGCATAGACCTTGAACTGCGCGCGATAGGGCGCCCACCATTCTTCGGTTCGGAAGGCGTCGCTCAACGTCGCGGCGTCGACGTTCCCACGGAGAGCGGCCTCAAGCCGCGGGTTCGACGCCGCGTTGTGGGCCTGCAGCTTCAGCTCGGCGATGTGATTGGCCAGCGCCTCGTTCGACAGCAAGCCCGCCGTCTCGGCCGCGCGCGTGCTTTCGCGCTTGAGCCCGTGCAGGCGGTTGGCGTCGATCGCGCGGGCCGCCGCGGCCGCCGCGCCCAGCGCCGCCGCCGCCACGATGATCGCCACCAGCCACTTCACCAGGTGATTGTTGCCTCCGAGGGTCCGGGCGTCAATTACTCCCGGACGCCATTTTCTCGGTGTCCGTGATGATCTGTGCGGTGCTGTGCAAGGTGACCCAGCTGGGCGTGTGTTCGGAGCGCGCCATGATCTCCGGGGCGCCGCCGCCCGATTGGCCGGGCTCGCCGCCTTCCATCTTGCCCAGCTCTTCCCAGCCGATGCTCTTCTTGCCGTCGAAGTATTCGACGCGCGCCACCACTTTCGGCGCGCCTGCCTTCGGCATCTCGCCTTTGCCCAGGATGTCCATCGGGAAGGTCCGCCACACCATGTCGTGCCAGGTGTTCATGGTCTGGTCCGGCTTGTCGGGTTTGTCAGCCGGGGCAAACTGGGCCGCGCCGTTGCGTTCGCGATTGAGGTGCACGATCGTCCGGGTCTTGCCGCCCGCCGTGACCGTCACGCGATCAAAGTCCGCCAAGGTGAAGGTGTGCAAACGGCGATCGATGAGCCGCGCCTGCGCTGCCTGCAGATCGCCCAGCAGGCCGCGCGGCATCACGTAGACGCGGCCGTCGGCGGCATCGCGCATGAACGATTCACCACCCGGTGTGCCCTGCGGCTGGCCGATGGTGAAGTGGCGGGTCTCGCCCTTGGCGGTGACGTCCAGCTTCTTCGTCGATCCTTCCAGGCCCAGCTCCTTCACCTTCTGCGCGTCCAGCACGCCGAAGGCGCGCGGCGAGCGCAGCGGGGCGAACTGATCCAGCGCCTTTAGCGCCGCCTCGGTGCCGCGCAGATCGCGCGGTGGGGTCAGCGGCGCGGGCGGCGTCGGCGCCGGGTTCTTCGGATCGGGCTTGGGCACGTACTTGTCGACGAAATGAATCCACACCGCGTCCTCGCCGTTCTCTTTGGCCCGGGTCAGATCGTAGGCCACCTTGTCGTCTTCATAGTGAACGGCCCTGAGATCGTTCTTGGTCACGTCGACGACGTTGACCTCGCCGGGGGCGCGCTCCGGCTCGCGCTGCCAGGTGAAGTTGGCGGCCAAAAGGCCCAGCGCGGCCAGCCCCCCTTGCAACGCGGCGGCTTTGCCGGTCATGGCTGCCCTCCTTGCGGCGAGACGACCGGCGGCGGGCCGGACGCTTTCGTTTTCTTGCGCCGGGTTCGCTTGGTCACCACGAAGCCCAGCCCCAGCACGATCGCCGGGGCCAGGAAGATCGTCGAGTAGAACCAGAACTGATCTTGCTTGCGGGTATGCGAGATCGGCACGTCGGTCTCGCTGGCGATGAGGCCGGCGAAGACCTCTTCGTTCAGCAGCCAGCGCACCACATCGATGGCCAGCAGGCTGTTGCCGCCGAAGCGAATGACCGCGTCCGACAGACAGTCCGAATCGGTCAGCACGAACAGGCGGGCGTCCTTCTTGCTGACGGCGGCGCCCAGCTCCCAGGCACGGCGGTCTTCGCCGGGATCGGGCTGGAAGTTGCCGTTCTTGTCTTCGAACGTCTGATAGCTGGCGGTGATGGGCGCGTCGACGCTCATGTCTTTGGGGCGATCCTTGATCGGCTCCAGCCAGCCGGCAGTGGGCATGATCAGGGGCGCGCGGCCGCCCATCTTCTGTAGATCGGTCACCGACTGGTGCACGGAGAACTGCGACGTCACCAGGTTGGCCCGATCGCTGTCGGTGTGCGTGCGGCGGGCGAAGGCTTGATCGTTGGCCAGCATCACCGGGTGATACTTCAGCGCGAACGGCGTCAGGATGTCCTTCATGTCCAGGCCGGCCTCGGGATCCAGGGCCATCAGCATCTTGCCGCCCTTGTCCATCCAGCGGTTGATGGACGCGGTCTCCTCGGCGCTGAACGGTTTTTGCGGGCCCAGCACCAGCAACAGCGAGGCGTCCTTGGGCACGTCGGCGGCCAGACCTTCGGCGGCGCCGAGATAGCGCACGTCGTGGCCCTGGTCGATGAGGACGTCGCGCAGGTCCTTGATTCCCGAGCGCTTGTCCGTCTCCTGCGCGGTTTCATAGTTGCGCTCGCCGTGGCCCTGCACGATGAAGGTGACGCGGTTCGGTTTGATCACCATCAGCAGGCGCTGCTGCACTTCCTTGTCCAAGATCCGCAGCGGGCCGCGCGCCTGTTCGATCTGCAGCGGGATGCCCAGCTGTTCTTTGCGGCCGCCGCGCGAGACCACGATGATCCCGTTGCCCGACACGCCCAGCTCCTTCGCCTTCACCGGGGCGATGTCGTAGTCGTAGGTGCCGAGCTTCATCTGGCCTGATTCTTTTTGCAGATCGTTGAAGTAGTTCATGACCTCCTCGCGCACCTCGTTGGCGCTGGGGAAGAACACCGACACGTCGATGGGCTGATCCAGGTGGCGGACGATCGCCCGCGTCGATTCGCCGGGCCGGGTGGTGCGGAAATACGCCAGGTCGAACTTCACGTCGCGCTCGGACGTCACGTAGGTGACGGTGAAGGCGAACACCAGGGCACAGGCCAGGCCGATGCCCGACAGCATGGCGTCCTTGATGCGACCCACCTCGATGCGCGGGGCCCGGGCCATCTGGGCGTACGCCATCTCGACCAAGGTGATCGGCCACGCCGCCGCCAGCCAGATCGCCGGCCATAGCGCCGCCAGCGCCGTCGCCAGCTTGGGCCACGAATGTTCAAGGGCCTTGCCCCCGCGCAGCGTCGGCACGTCGGACTGGATGAAGTAGAGCAGCAGCGCAAAGATGCCCAGCGCGTACAGCTTGACCAGCGTTCGCTCGGCCTCGCGGCGATCGGAGGCAGCGCGTTGCATGCGCGAGACGCGCATGATCAAGGCGGCCAGCACCGCCATCAGGCCCAGGAGGGTGGCGATGCCACGCCCGCTGCCGGCGCCGATCAGCCGCTCGCCGGTGAACACCAGCAGCATGCCCACGCCGTAAAGCGCCGACCAGCGCGCGCCGCCGCCCAGCTTGGGCGCCGAAGAAGATCCGGTTATCGCCATCGCCGTGCCTCCATCACCCGGGTGGCCGAGAACAGCGCCAGGTAGACGACCATCAAGTAGTAGCCAATGTCGCGGATGTGCACCGCGCCCGCCTGAAACGGCGGAAAGTGTTTACCGTGCAAGGCCATCGCCACGAACACGTCGGTGAACGGCCGCTCGGTCACGCGCGCCAGCAGCCAGCAGACGATCAGCGCCACCACGATGCAGCCGGTGAAGATGGCCGCCAGCACCTGCGTGCGGGCCAGCGCCGACCCGAAGGTGCCGATGGCGATGGTCGCCCCGCCCAGCAGCAAGAGGCCGAGATAGCCGGCCACCAAGTGCCCGGCCGAGATCTTCCCGTTCACGAAGATCAGCGCCGGCATGTAAACCGTCCCTAGGGTGATGAGACCGAGGAAAACGAACGCCGAGAGAAATTTTCCCAGCACAATCTCCCAGTCGTGCACCGGCGACGACGTCAGCAGCACCAGGGTGCCGGTCTGCCGTTCCTCGGCCAGCAGACGCATCGAGATGAAGACGCTGGCGATGATGGTGGTGCCGCTGGAGAAATAAAAGAACAGGCTCAACACCTCGGCAGACATCTTGTCCGGGCCGCCGAGCGCGAAGGCGTTGAACAGCAGGCCATCGATCAGCAGCACGGCGGCCGCGATGATGTAGCCGGTCATCGACCGCAGATACGCCGACAGCTCGCGGCGCATGATCAGGAACGTCGCGTTCATTTAAGACGGCTCCTTGTCAGGCTTGTTGCGGGTGAGCTGCAGGAAGATCGACTCTAGCTGGGCGGCGCCGCGATCGATGCGCAGCAGGTCCAGTCCGTTCTGGATCACGGCCCGCGCGATCTTGGGCCGCTGATCGGGCGTCGCCTGCAGGCGAACGGTCACCACGCCGTCGGTGTCATGCAGGACCGTCGCCGCGCCGACGCCGGGGACAGTGGCGACGGCGTCCAGCACGCGGCGGGCGGGACCGGCCACTTCGATCTCCACCGTGCCGCCGGCGCCCATGCGCGCCGCCAGCTCTTGCTCGGTGCCCTGGGCGACGAGCTCGCCCGACTGGATCACCAGCAGGCGATCGCAGGTTTGGCTGATCTCCGACAGGATGTGCGACGACAGCAGCACGGTGTGCGCGCCGCGCAGGTTGCGGATCAGCGAGCGCATCTCGACGATCTGCACCGGGTCAAGGCCGCTGGTCGGCTCGTCGAGGATCAGCAGCTTGGGCTTGTGCACCAGCGCCTGGGCCACGCCGACGCGCTGGCGATAGCCGTGCGACAGGCTGCTGATCAGCACGTCGTGCATGTCGCGGATGCCGGTTTTCTCCTCGGCGTCAGCGACGTGTGCGACCGCCTTGTCGGCCGGTACGCCGCGCAGCTGGGCGGCGAACTGCAGGTACTGGCCGACCGCCATCTCGGTGTAAAGCGGCGGGGTGTCGGGCAGAAAGCCGATCCTCCGCCGGATGGCGTGCGGGTCGCGCGCGACGTCGATCCCGTCGACGACGACCTCGCCCGCGGTGGGCAAAAGGACGCAGCCCAGCACCTTCAGCGTGGTGGTCTTGCCGGCGCCATTAAGGCCCAGAAAGCCGATCACCTCGCCTTGCTCGATGCTGAAGCTCAGGTCCAGGATGGCGGCGTGTTCGCCGTAGTACTTGGTCAGTCCTTTGACTTGAATCATGGCATCCATGTCGGGGCGCAGTATGCCCGAAATATTCGAGAGACATAAATTGGACACGCGGTTCGGTTATTCCCGAACTCGCGTCGGCGGTTCTATGTGGTAACTTTCCGCGCTCGATGTGCGGGATCGTCGGTATCTACGGCCACCCAGAGGCGGCCAACCTTGCCTACCTGGGTTTGTACGCTTTGCAACACCGGGGGCAGGAATCGGCCGGCATCGTCTCCAGCGACGGCGAGCGCCTGCGCTGGGTGCGCGAGATGGGGCACGTGGGCGACATCTTCACCGCCGAACGGCTGGGCCAGCTGGACGGATTTTCCGCCATCGGCCACGTGCGCTACTCCACCGCGGGTGATTCGTCGTTGAAGAACGCCCAGCCGATCGCCGTGGATTACTCCGGCGGGTCGGTCGCGGTGGGCCACAACGGCAACCTGGTCAACGCCGTCGAGCTGCGCGAGCGTCTGGAAGCCGAAGGATCGATCTTCCAGACCACGTCCGACACCGAGGTGATCGTCCACCTCATCGCCCGCTCCCGCGAGCGCACGCTGCCCGAACGCACCGCCGATGCCTTGCGCCAGGTGCGGGGCGCGTATTCGCTGGTTTTTCTCGCTCAGAACATGCTGATCGCCGTGCGCGACCCGATGGGCTTCCGGCCCATGGCCCTGGGCAAGCTGAAGGACGCCTGGGTGATCTCCTCGGAGACCTGCGCCTTTGAATTGATCGGCGCCGAGTTCGTGCGCGATGTGCAGCCGGGCGAGATGATCGTCATCGACAAGGACGGCATGAAGAGCGTCAACGCTTTCGGCCCGCAGCGCCCGCGCCGCTGCGTCTTCGAATGGGTGTACTTCGCCCGGCCTGACTCGGTCATCGACGGGCGATCGGTCTACCGCGCGCGCGAACGCATGGGGCGTCGTCTGGCGGTGGAGCATCCGACCGAGGCCGACGTGGTCATCCCGGTGCCGGATTCGGGCATGGCGGCGGCCATCGGGTACGCCCGGCAAAGCGGGATCCCCTACGACCAGGGGCTGATGCGCTCGCACTTCGTCGGCCGCACCTTCATCGAGCCGTCGCAGCAGATCCGCCACTTCGGCGTGAAGCTGAAGCTGTCGCCGGTGCGCGAGGTGCTGAACGGCAAGCGCGTGGTGGTGGTCGACGATTCGATTGTCCGCGGCACCACGTCGCGCAAGATCGTCGGCATGATCCGCAGCGCCGGCGCCCGCGAGGTGCACATGCGCATCAGCTCGC
This region of Polyangia bacterium genomic DNA includes:
- a CDS encoding serine/threonine-protein kinase, whose protein sequence is MKWLVAIIVAAAALGAAAAAARAIDANRLHGLKRESTRAAETAGLLSNEALANHIAELKLQAHNAASNPRLEAALRGNVDAATLSDAFRTEEWWAPYRAQFKVYAVSFHGEKLDVVEGMAGSQLVADALIRRARQTGEAVAELVIGKGWPCAAAAVTVTNPERREAAVLVLARPINAASMQLLADRAHGAVLLSDGSSPLIEAGAEAERALLRRAVGQERAGPLFEPAEATWAAAVSQLAPNLWLWTYAGAGAAVEDTAASATTNKGVVWGIAGLGSILALFFAFRRSPPTVAPGTTDARQSPLSTPVLPPAAHVTVPVPFGAAATELRQSTPPPTAVAGAADSVMFGRYRLLDRLGEGGMAEVYTAVTFGAEGFRRTFVVKRLRAELARDPNVVAQFIDEANLGSTLVHSNIVPVFDFGKVGDEFFLAQEYILGRDLSRLTARVIEREGRAIPVPVLMYVVHETLKALEYAHGKTGDNGKPLGIVHRDVSPSNVLVSARGEVKLFDFGIVKAEGRVTKTQSGVVKGNVSFMAPEQARGTDTDARADLFSLGLVMFYCLTGEILYRGNTTYELLVKAATGPGPDELARIAALPGPCAELVAKALQVDPAQRYQSAAEFGAAVHPHATGGASATLQMMRVLFTADFQQEETRFAMTLPTNKGIGATGSASQELARRRS
- a CDS encoding DUF4340 domain-containing protein is translated as MTGKAAALQGGLAALGLLAANFTWQREPERAPGEVNVVDVTKNDLRAVHYEDDKVAYDLTRAKENGEDAVWIHFVDKYVPKPDPKNPAPTPPAPLTPPRDLRGTEAALKALDQFAPLRSPRAFGVLDAQKVKELGLEGSTKKLDVTAKGETRHFTIGQPQGTPGGESFMRDAADGRVYVMPRGLLGDLQAAQARLIDRRLHTFTLADFDRVTVTAGGKTRTIVHLNRERNGAAQFAPADKPDKPDQTMNTWHDMVWRTFPMDILGKGEMPKAGAPKVVARVEYFDGKKSIGWEELGKMEGGEPGQSGGGAPEIMARSEHTPSWVTLHSTAQIITDTEKMASGSN
- a CDS encoding DUF4350 domain-containing protein, with product MAITGSSSAPKLGGGARWSALYGVGMLLVFTGERLIGAGSGRGIATLLGLMAVLAALIMRVSRMQRAASDRREAERTLVKLYALGIFALLLYFIQSDVPTLRGGKALEHSWPKLATALAALWPAIWLAAAWPITLVEMAYAQMARAPRIEVGRIKDAMLSGIGLACALVFAFTVTYVTSERDVKFDLAYFRTTRPGESTRAIVRHLDQPIDVSVFFPSANEVREEVMNYFNDLQKESGQMKLGTYDYDIAPVKAKELGVSGNGIIVVSRGGRKEQLGIPLQIEQARGPLRILDKEVQQRLLMVIKPNRVTFIVQGHGERNYETAQETDKRSGIKDLRDVLIDQGHDVRYLGAAEGLAADVPKDASLLLVLGPQKPFSAEETASINRWMDKGGKMLMALDPEAGLDMKDILTPFALKYHPVMLANDQAFARRTHTDSDRANLVTSQFSVHQSVTDLQKMGGRAPLIMPTAGWLEPIKDRPKDMSVDAPITASYQTFEDKNGNFQPDPGEDRRAWELGAAVSKKDARLFVLTDSDCLSDAVIRFGGNSLLAIDVVRWLLNEEVFAGLIASETDVPISHTRKQDQFWFYSTIFLAPAIVLGLGFVVTKRTRRKKTKASGPPPVVSPQGGQP
- a CDS encoding ABC transporter permease, translated to MNATFLIMRRELSAYLRSMTGYIIAAAVLLIDGLLFNAFALGGPDKMSAEVLSLFFYFSSGTTIIASVFISMRLLAEERQTGTLVLLTSSPVHDWEIVLGKFLSAFVFLGLITLGTVYMPALIFVNGKISAGHLVAGYLGLLLLGGATIAIGTFGSALARTQVLAAIFTGCIVVALIVCWLLARVTERPFTDVFVAMALHGKHFPPFQAGAVHIRDIGYYLMVVYLALFSATRVMEARRWR
- a CDS encoding ABC transporter ATP-binding protein, whose amino-acid sequence is MIQVKGLTKYYGEHAAILDLSFSIEQGEVIGFLGLNGAGKTTTLKVLGCVLLPTAGEVVVDGIDVARDPHAIRRRIGFLPDTPPLYTEMAVGQYLQFAAQLRGVPADKAVAHVADAEEKTGIRDMHDVLISSLSHGYRQRVGVAQALVHKPKLLILDEPTSGLDPVQIVEMRSLIRNLRGAHTVLLSSHILSEISQTCDRLLVIQSGELVAQGTEQELAARMGAGGTVEIEVAGPARRVLDAVATVPGVGAATVLHDTDGVVTVRLQATPDQRPKIARAVIQNGLDLLRIDRGAAQLESIFLQLTRNKPDKEPS
- the purF gene encoding amidophosphoribosyltransferase, coding for MCGIVGIYGHPEAANLAYLGLYALQHRGQESAGIVSSDGERLRWVREMGHVGDIFTAERLGQLDGFSAIGHVRYSTAGDSSLKNAQPIAVDYSGGSVAVGHNGNLVNAVELRERLEAEGSIFQTTSDTEVIVHLIARSRERTLPERTADALRQVRGAYSLVFLAQNMLIAVRDPMGFRPMALGKLKDAWVISSETCAFELIGAEFVRDVQPGEMIVIDKDGMKSVNAFGPQRPRRCVFEWVYFARPDSVIDGRSVYRARERMGRRLAVEHPTEADVVIPVPDSGMAAAIGYARQSGIPYDQGLMRSHFVGRTFIEPSQQIRHFGVKLKLSPVREVLNGKRVVVVDDSIVRGTTSRKIVGMIRSAGAREVHMRISSPPTVGPCRYGIDTPTREELIASSHSVDQIREFVGADSLGYLSSEGLFQSVEGPAPGGEARDGEGFCDACFSSRYPIAAEPPPRLRQLRLINA